DNA from Pseudomonas putida:
ATTACACCCCTATTGCTTTCATGTTAGGCTTGCGCGCTCGTCCCGACATTGGTGTCATTTCATGTGGGTTCCTCATTACAGCGCCCTGACGCAACCGGTTTACCTGATGATCGCCGATGCCCTTGAACAGGACATTGCCAGCGGGAAGTTGGTAGCCGGCGATCGGCTGCCGACGCTGAAGGATCTGGCCGAGCGCTTGAGCGTGACGCCAGGCACCATTGGCCGGGCCTATGACGAGGCGGCCAAACGTGGCCTGGTGGTCGGAGAGGTAGGACGCGGCACCTTTGTGCGCGCCCCAAAAGCCGCTGTTGTCCCGCCCCCTCGCAGCGCGGGTCTGAGCAATGAAAATGGCCAGATCGATCTGTCGATCATCAAGCCCAACGACGCCCACATGGCGCAGTGGTTGCGCGGCTCGCTCCACGACCTGGCCGACTCCACCGACCTGATAAAGGCGCTCGATTACGTCACCGATGGCGGTCATGCCATCCACAAGGAAGCTGGCGCGACCTGGATCAGACGCTGGCTGCCGGACGCCAGCTGGCAGCAGGTGGTCTTGACCTCTGGCGCCCAGCACGGCCTGCTGGTGGCCTTCAACAGCCTGTCGAAAGCCGATGATGTGATTCTCTGCGAATCCTTCTGCTACCCCGGCATCATTTCCCTGGCCCACAGTTTGGGCCGACGCCTTCAGGGGGTGGCCGTGGACGAGCACGGCCTGATTCCCGAGGCTCTGCGCGCCGCCTGCCTAGAGCATCGCCCTACCCTCTTGGTCTGCGTGACCACGCACCAGAACCCGACCAACTCGATCATGCCCCACGCCCGGCGTGAGGCCATCGCCGCCATTGCTCGCGAGTTCGACCTGGTCATCATCGATGACGACATCTACGGTTTCCTTGAGCCGTCCCCCCGCTACAAGCCCCTGGCCGCCTATGCGCCGGAGCGTTCCATTTACCTGACCAGCCTGTCCAAGAGTGTGTTGCCGGCGCTGCGTATCGGCTATCTGTATGCACCGCCGCACATGCTGTCGCGCCTGTCCTCGATGGTGCGCAGCAGCGTCTGGATGCCCTCACCCTTGATGGCCCAGCTCGCCAGCAACTTGATCAACAGCGGCATGGCGGACGAGTTGGTAAGTATCCAGCAGGACGAAGCCGCCGCGCGCCAACAGATGGCCAAGGACATCCTCGGCCAGTACCCGATCCGCAGCCAACCTCATAGCTTCCATATCTGGCTCGAATTGCCCGCCCCCTGGACCGGCGATGAATTCGCCAACCTGGCGCGCAGCAATGGCGTGATCGTGGTCAGCGGCAGCCAGTTCCTGCCTCAGCGCAGCGACGCGCCCAATGGCGTGCGTATCGCACTGATGGCGCCGAACCGGGACGAACTTGCCTTTGCCCTGACCAAACTGGCCAGCTTGCTGGCCTCGCCGGAGCCCCGGTTGTTCTATTGACCGGGTTTTCGAGCGAGCATGAAAAAGCCGCAACCAGTTGCCTGGCTGCGGCTTTTTGCGCGTGCTGTCGAACAGCGATCCGTCAGAACGGAATATCGTCGTCGAAGCTGTCGAAGTCAGCGGCCGGTTGCGGAGCTGGCTGCTGCGGTGCAGGGCGCTGTGGCGCCTGCTGTGGACGCGGAGCCTGCTGGCGTGGCGCCTGGTTGTACTGCTGCTGGCCGCCACTTTGGTTGTAGTTGCCACCACCTTGGTTGTACGGATCGCCACCCTGTTGCTGGTTTTGCGGACGACCGCCCAGCAGCTGCATGGTGCCCTGCATGTCGACGATGATCTCGGTGGTGTAGCGCTTGATGCCGTCTTTTTCCCACTCGCGGGTCTGCAGCTTGCCCTCGATGTACACCTGGGAACCTTTGCGCAGGTATTCGCCCGCGATCTCGGCGAGCTTGCCGAACATGGCAACACGGTGCCACTCGGTGCGCTCGACCTTCTGGCCGGACTGTTTGTCGGTCCACTGCTCGCTGGTAGCCAGGCTCAGGTTGGTCACGGCGTTACCGTTGGGCAGGTAGCGGACTTCGGGATCCTGACCGCAAGTACCGACCAGAATGACTTTGTTAACCCCACGGGCCATAACGTTCTCCTAGGCTTCGCACGCCGAAGAGGCTGGGTTCACCAGACGCTCGAGGGTCGCACGGTCCAAAATTTTCGTATCCAGTTTGATATAGATGGCGGCTTCTTCTGCTACCACTACGGCGTCGGTCACACCCGGCACGGCCAACAGGCGCTCGGTCAGCCCGGCTTCCCGGACGCCTTCGGGCGATAGCGGCATGCGCAGGCTGGTCACATAGGGCGGCTCGTTCATGCTCAATGCAGTGCCCAGCCAGATGGCGCACAACCCTGCGCATCCGAGGAACACCATGCCCAGGCCACCGTGCTGGAACAACCAGCCACCGATGATTCCTCCAAGAGCGGCACCCAGGAACTGACTGGTGGAATATACCCCCATAGCCGTCCCTTTGCCGCCAGCGGGCGACACTTTGCTCACCAACGAAGGCAGCGATGCCTCCAGCAGGTTGAATGCGGTAAAGAATACCACGGTGCCGATCACCAGTCCGCGCAAGTTGTCAGCCCATTGCCAGAAGAACACCTCGACCACCAGCAGCACACTCACCGCGCCGAGCAACACCCGTTTCATCTTGCGCTTCTTCTCGCCGTAGATGATGAACGGGATCATTGCAAAAAATGAAATGAGCAAGGCGGTCAGGTACACCCACCAGTGCTGTTCTTTCGGCAGGCCGCCGCGCTCGACGAAAGCCAAGGGCAGCGCGACGAAGCTGGCCATGAGGATCGCGTGGAGGATGAAGATGCCCACGTCCAGGCGCAAAAGGTCCGGATGACGCAGGGTCGGGCCAAGGGCCTTGCGGGCGACGCCCGATTCGCGGTGCTGCAACGCACTGTGGGCGCTGGGCACTACGAAGGCGATGAGCGCGATCCCCACGAGGGCGAGTCCTGCCGTGGCAAGGAACAATCCTGACAGGCCGAAGGCACGGGTCAGCAGTGGACCGACGACCATGGCCACCGCGAACGACAGCCCGATGCTCATGCCGATCATGGCCATGGCCTTGGTACGATGCTGTTCACGGGTCAAATCAGACAGCAGCGCCATGACGGCAGCCGAAATCGCCCCGGCGCCTTGCAGGATGCGGCCTGCGATCACACCCCAGATTGAGTCCGCCTGAGCCGCCAACAAGCTGCCGAGGGCGAACACTACCAGCCCGAGATAAATAACCGGACGGCGACCGATGCGGTCGGAAATCATCCCGAACGGAATCTGCAGAACAGCCTGAGTCAAGCCATAGGCGCCAATAGCCAGGCCAATCAGTGCCGGCGTAGCGCCGGCCAGGTCCATGCCGTAGGTCGCCAGCACCGGCAGGACCATGAACATGCCCAGCATACGAAAGGCAAAGACCAGGGCCAGGCCGCCAGCGGCGCGGGTTTCGCTGCCACTCATGCGCTCGTTGTGCGTGTCGTGCATGGAATAACCTCGTGTGAACCGGCGGCGATTCTATCAGTCCGACAGCGTAACGGCATCTACGCGACGCTTTGCCGCGTACTGGCAGCGCGCCTTATACTCCCTTGTTTATGCCCGCCGAGCGAGGCCGCAGTGGACAAGATCCTGATTCGTGGGGCACGCACCCACAACCTGAAGAACATCGACCTGACCCTGCCCCGGGACAAGCTGATCGTGATCACCGGCTTGTCCGGCTCCGGCAAGTCGTCCCTGGCGTTCGATACCCTCTATGCCGAGGGCCAGCGGCGCTATGTGGAATCCCTGTCGGCCTATGCCCGACAGTTCCTGTCGATGATGGAAAAACCTGACGTCGATACCATCGAAGGCCTGTCGCCAGCCATCTCCATCGAGCAAAAGTCGACCTCACACAACCCGCGTTCCACGGTCGGCACCATCACCGAGATCTACGACTACCTGCGCCTACTCTATGCCCGCGTCGGCACGCCACGCTGCCCGGACCATGACATTCCGCTGGAAGCGCAAACGATCAGCCAGATGGTCGACCTGGTCCTCGAGCGCCCCGAAGGCAGCAAGCTGATGCTGCTGGCGCCGGTGGTGCGTGAACGCAAGGGCGAGCACCTGGCGGTGTTCGACGAACTGCGGGCCCAGGGCTTCGTACGCGCCCGGGTCAATGGCAAGCTCTACGAACTGGACGAGCTGCCCAAGCTGGATAAACAGAAAAAGCACAGCATCGATGTGGTGGTGGACCGCTTCAAGGTGCGTGAAGACTTGCAGCAGCGCCTGGCGGAATCGTTCGAGACGGCACTGAAGCTGGCCGATGGCATCGCCTTGGTCGCACCGATGGACGACGAGACCGGCGAGGAGATGATCTTCTCGGCGCGCTTCGCCTGCCCGGTGTGCGGACATGCCATCAGCGAGCTCGAACCGAAACTGTTCTCCTTCAACAACCCAGCCGGCGCCTGCCCTACCTGCGACGGCCTGGGGGTCAAGCAGTTCTTCGATACCAAGCGCCTGGTCAACAATGAGCTGACCCTGGCCGAGGGGGCCATCCGTGGCTGGGACCGGCGCAACGTCTATTACTTCCAGATGCTCGGGTCGCTCGCGGCGCATTATGGCTTCAGTCTTGAGCTGCCATTCGGTGAGCTGTCGGCCGAGCACCAGAAGGTCATCCTGCACGGCAGCGGCAAGCAAAGCGTCGACTTCAAGTACCTCAATGACCGTGGCGACATCGTCAAACGCTCGCACCCGTTCGAGGGCATCGTGCCCAACCTGGAGCGCCGCTACCGCGAGACCGAATCGGCCACCGTGCGCGAGGAACTCGCCAAGTACCTGGGCACCCAACCCTGCCCCGACTGCCGCGGCACCCGCCTGCGCCGCGAGGCGCGCCACGTGTGGGTGGGCGAGAAGACCTTGCCGGCCGTCACCAACCTGCCGATCGGCGAAGCCAGCGACTATTTCAGCGACCTCACCTTGACTGGCCGGCGCGGCGAAATCGCGGCCAAGATCCTCAAGGAGATCTGTGAGCGCCTGCAGTTCCTGGTCAATGTCGGCCTCGACTACCTGACCCTGGACCGCAGCGCCGATACGCTCTCCGGCGGCGAGGCCCAGCGCATCCGCCTGGCCAGCCAGATCGGAGCCGGCCTGGTGGGGGTGATGTACATTCTCGACGAGCCCTCCATCGGCCTGCACCAGCGCGACAACGACCGCTTGCTGGCCACGCTCAATCACCTGCGGGATCTGGGCAACACCGTGATCGTGGTGGAGCACGACGAGGACGCGATCCGTCTGGCCGACTATGTGGTGGACATCGGCCCTGGCGCCGGCGTGCATGGTGGGCAGATCGTCGCCGAGGGCTCGCCTGAGGAGGTCATGGCCCACCCCGAGTCGCTCACGGGCAAGTACCTGTCCGGGCGCAAGAAGATCGCCGTGCCGACCAAGCGCACACCGCGCAACAAGAAACTGGCACTCAAGCTCAAAGGCGCCCGCGGGAACAACCTGCAGAGCGTCGACCTTGAGGTACCTATCGGCTTGCTGACCTGCGTCACCGGGGTTTCCGGTTCGGGCAAATCGACACTGATCAACAACACCCTGTTCCCCCTGGCCGCTACCGCCCTCAATGGCGCCAGCAGCCTAGAGGCCGCCGCGCACACAAGCCTCGACGGCCTGCAGCACTTGGACAAGGTGGTCGATATCGACCAGAGCCCGATCGGCCGCACGCCACGCTCCAACCCCGCAACCTATACCGGCATCTTCACACCGATCCGCGAGCTGTTCGCTGGCGTCCCGGAATCCCGTGCTCGCGGCTATGGCCCGGGGCGCTTCTCGTTCAACGTCAAGGGCGGTCGCTGCGAAGCTTGCCAGGGCGATGGCCTGATCAAGGTGGAGATGCACTTCCTGCCGGATATCTACGTGCCGTGTGACGTGTGCAAGAGCAAGCGCTATAACCGCGAGACCCTGGAGATCAAATACAAGGGCAAGAACATCCACGAGATCCTGGAAATGACCATCGAGGATGCCCGGGAATTCTTCGATCCAGTCCCGGCCCTGGCGCGTAAGCTGCAAACGCTGATGGACGTGGGGCTTTCCTACATCAAGCTGGGACAATCGGCCACAACCCTATCGGGCGGCGAAGCGCAGCGGGTCAAGCTATCCCGCGAGCTGTCCAAGCGCGACACCGGCAAGACGCTCTATATCCTCGACGAGCCGACCACGGGCCTGCATTTCGCCGACATTCAGCAACTGCTCGATGTGCTGCATCGCCTGCGCGACCACGGCAACACCGTGGTGGTGATCGAGCACAACCTCGACGTGATCAAGACCGCCGACTGGCTTGTGGACCTTGGCCCGGAGGGCGGTTCGAAAGGAGGCCAGATCATCGCCTGTGGTACGCCTGAGGAGTTGGCCGAGATGAAACAGTCCTATACCGGTCATTACCTCAAGCCACTGCTGGAACGTGACCGAGCGTAATGAAAAAGCCCCTGGCATGCAGATGCCAGGGGCTTTTTGTTTGGCGCCACCTCCGCGAAAGGTGTGGAGCAATTACATCTGCGACTGCAGATAGTTCTCCAGGCCGATCGCCTTGATCAGACCTTGCTGCTTCTCCAGCCAGTAGGTGTGATCTTCTTCGGTGTCGGCCAACTGCGCACGCAGAATGTCGCGGCTGATGTAGTCCTTGTGCAGCTCGCACAACTCGATGCCTTTGCACAGTGCGGCGCGCACCTTGTACTCGAGCTTCAGGTCGGCCTCGATCATCTCCGGCACGGTGCTGCCGACTTCCAGATCATCGGCGCGCATGTCCGGAGTGCCTTCGAGCATGAGGATGCGACGCATCAGGGCATCGGCGTGCTGCGTCTCCTCTTCCATCTCGTGGTTGATACGTTCGTAGAGCTTGGACAGGCCCCAGTCTTCATACATACGCGAATGAATGAAGTACTGATCGCGTGCTGCCAGTTCGCCCTTCAGCAACGTGACGAGGTAGTTGATTACGTCCGGGTGACCTTGCATCGCCCTGCTTCTCCCTGTGAAAACGGCTTATGGCTCATAGTGTGAACCAGGATTTGCTCGCGGTCACGGACAAACGCGCAATTAGAAGCAAAAAATCGGTTAAACAGTAGTGATATTCATTGAAAAACCGCCCAAATGAGGGCGGTTCTACTTATCACTTCGACTTAAGCGAGATCCACGCCCAAGGCCTTAGCGACGCCCTCGCCATAGGCAGGATCCGCCTTGAAGAAGTACTGCAACTGACGCTGCACCACATCAGCGCTGACACCTGCCATCGCTCCAGCGATGTTGCTGATCAGCAGCGCTTTTTGTTCTTCATTCATCAAGCGGAACAGCGCACCGGCGTGACTGTAGTAGTCGTTATCTTCGCGGTGGTCATAGCGATCGGCGGCGCCTTGCAGGGCCAGTGCCGGCTCAGCGTGACGCGGCGACTGTTTGGGCGCATCGCTGTAGCTGTTGGGCTCGTAGTTCGGCGCACTGCCATAGCTACCCGAGGCCATCGCACCATCGCGCTGATAGCTGTGTACGGGGCAACGCGGCGCGTTGACCGGCAACTGCTGGTGATTGGTACCAACACGGTAGCGGTGGGCGTCGGCATAGGCGAACACGCGACCTTGCAGCATTCGATCTGGCGAGAGCCCAACACCAGGCACCATGTTGCTTGGCCCAAAGGCAGCCTGCTCGACTTCAGCGAAGTAGTTGAGCGGGTTGCGGTTGAGTTCCAAGATGCCGACCTCGATCAGCGGGTAGTCCTTCTGCGCCCAGGTCTTGGTCACGTCAAAGGGGTTCTCCTCGCGGCCCGCCGCTTCTGCCTCACTCATCACCTGGATGCACACGCTCCAGCGCGGGTAGTCACCCCGCTCGATGGCCTCGAACAGGTCACGCTGGGCGTAGTCCGGGTCGCTGCCAGCTAGCCGGGCGGCTTCGGCAGGCGCTAGGTTCTTGATGCCCTGCTGGGTTTTGAAGTGCCATTTGACCCAAGTACGCTCGCCCTTGGCATTGATCAGGCTATAGGTGTGGCTACCAAAGCCATGCATGTGCCGGTAGCCATCCGGAATGCCCCGATCAGAGAACAGGATGGTGACCTGGTGCAGCGCTTCCGGCGAATGGGACCAGAAGTCCCACATCATCTGGGCATTCTTCAGATTGGACTGTGGGTGACGCTTCTGGGTATGGATGAAGTCCGGGAACTTGAGCGGGTCGCGAATGAAGAATACTGGCGTGTTGTTACCGACGATGTCCCAGTTGCCCTCCTCGGTATAGAACTTCACCGCAAAGCCACGCGGGTCTCGCTCGGTATCTGCAGAACCACGTTCACCGCCTACGGTAGAGAAGCGCAAGAAGGTCTCGGTTTCCTTGCCAATACGCTCGAACAGCTTGGCGCTGGTGTACTGGGTAATGTCGCGGGTGACGGTGAAGGTGCCGTAGGCGCCAGAGCCTTTGGCGTGTACACGGCGCTCCGGGATGTTCTCCCGGTTGAAGTGGGCGAGCTTCTCGATCAGGTGGAAGTCGTCAAGCAACAGCGGGCCGCGTGGGCCGGCCGAACGAGAGTTCTGGTTGTCTGCTACCGGCGCACCGCTGGCGGTGGTGAGAATCTTGCTCATGGGTTCTCCTATCAGTCTTTGGCTGCCGCTGATCGGCGTGCTGACAAGTATCGGCGACCCGGGTTACAAGAACTAATTCATTGCCTGACTCACATCAATAGAAATTCATAATTCTTGCAGACACAAAAAACCGGGCACTAGGCCCGGTTTCTTGTAGCAGACTGACGTCTTACTCGGCGGCTTCTACAGCACCACCGACCGGACGATCAACCAGCTCGACGTACGCCATAGGCGCGTTGTCGCCAGCGCGGAAACCGCACTTCAGGATGCGCAGGTAGCCGCCCTGACGGGTGGCGTAACGCTTGCCCAGGTCGTTGAACAGCTTGCCAACGGCAGCTTTCGAACGGGTACGGTCGAACGCCAGACGACGGTTGGCTACGCTGTCTTCCTTGGCCAGGGTGATCAGCGGCTCGGCAACGCGGCGCAGTTCCTTGGCTTTCGGCAGGGTGGTTTTGATCAGCTCGTGCTCGATCAGCGACACTGCCATGTTCTGGAACATAGCCTTGCGGTGAGAGCTGGTACGGCTCAGGTGACGTCCACTTTTACGATGACGCATGATTCATTCCTTACCAAACACTACGTTCGGTGATTACGACGATCAGGCGGTCGCCTTGTCGTCTTTCTTAAGACTTGCAGGCGGCCAGTTGTCGAGGCGCATGCCGAGAGACAGACCACGAGAGGCCAGGACGTCCTTGATTTCAGTCAGGGACTTCTTGCCCAGGTTAGGAGTCTTCAACAGCTCTACTTCGGTACGCTGAATCAGGTCGCCGATGTAGTAGATGTTCTCCGCCTTGAGGCAGTTGGCCGAACGTACGGTCAGTTCCAGATCGTCAACCGGACGCAGCAGGATCGGATCGATCTCGTCTTCCTGCTCGACTACAACAGGCTCGCTGTCACCTTTGAGGTCGACGAACGCGGCCAACTGCTGTTGCAGGATGGTCGCGGCGCGGCGGATAGCCTCTTCAGGGTCCAGGGTGCCGTTGGTTTCCAGATCGATGACCAGCTTGTCCAGGTTGGTACGCTGTTCAACACGGGCGTTCTCGACCACATAGGCGATACGACGCACCGGGCTGAACGAAGCGTCCAACTGCAGACGGCCGATGCTGCGGCTTTCGTCTTCGTCGGTTTGACGGGAGTCGGCCGGCTCGTAACCACGACCACGAGCTACGGTGAGCTTCATGTTCAGGGCGCCGTTGGACGCCAGGTTCGCGATTACGTGATCGGGATTGACGATCTCGACATCGTGATCCAGCTGAATATCGGCAGCGGTAACCACCCCCGAACCCTTTTTCGACAAGGTCAGCGTAACTTCGTCACGACCGTGCAGTTTGATAGCCAGGCCTTTGAGGTTCAACAGGATTTCAATGACGTCTTCCTGTACACCTTCGATCGCGGAGTACTCATGGAGTACGCCATCGATCTCGGCCTCGACTACTGCACAGCCAGGCATGGAGGACAACAGGATGCGGCGCAGCGCGTTGCCCAGGGTATGGCCGAAACCACGCTCGAGAGGCTCGAGCGTGATCTTGGCGCGGGTCGGACTGACAACCTGCACATCAATGTGGCGGGGTGTCAGGAACTCATTTACCGAAATCTGCATGGATGCACCTATTTTCTAGCCCTTACTTGGAGTAGAGCTCGACAATCAGGTTTTCGTTGATGTCGGCGGACAGGTCGCTGCGAGCAGGAACGTTCTTGAAAACGCCCGACTTCTTGGCAGCATCCACATCAACCCACTCAACGCGGCCACGCTGGGCGCACAGTTCAAGGGCTTGAACAATGCGCAGCTGGTTCTGCGACTTCTCGCGAACCGCGACCACGTCACCCGGACGAACTTGGTAGGATGGAATGTTTACGGTCTTGCCGTTGACGCTGATTGCCTTGTGCGAAACCAGCTGACGCGATTCCGAACGAGTGGCACCGAAGCCCATACGGTAGACAACGTTATCCAGACGGCACTCGAGCAGTTGCAGCAGGTTTTCACCGGTAGCGCCTTTTTTCGAGGCTGCAGCCTGGTAGTAACCGCGGAACTGACGCTCCAGTACACCGTAGATACGACGAACTTTTTGCTTCTCGCGCAGCTGGGTACCGTAGTCGGACTGACGGCCACGGCGCTGGCCGTGGATACCTGGGGCTGCTTCGATGTTGCACTTCGATTCCAGAGCGCGAACGCCGCTCTTCAGGAACAGGTCGGTGCCTTCACGACGAGACAGTTTGCATTTTGGACCAATGTAACGTGCCATTTATCTGTCTCCTGATTACACGCGACGCTTCTTCGGCGGACGGCACCCGTTGTGCGGGATTGGCGTCACGTCGGTGATGCTGGCGATCTTGTAGCCGCAGCTGTTCAGTGCACGAACGGCGGACTCGCGACCTGGACCTGGACCCTTGACGTTGACGTCGAGGTTCTTCAGGCCATATTCCAGCGCAGCTTGACCAGCACGCTCAGCAGCGATCTGAGCTGCGAACGGGGTGGATTTGCGCGAACCACGGAAACCCGAACCACCGGAAGTAGCCCAGGACAACGCGTTGCCCTGACGGTCGGTGATGGTCACGATGGTGTTGTTGAAAGACGCATGGATGTGGGCGATGCCATCAACCACTGTCTTTTTGACTTTCTTACGAGGACGAGCAGCAGGTTTTGCCATGTCTATATTCCTGGGCGATTACTTGCGGATCGGCTTACGCGGGCCCTTACGGGTGCGTGCGTTGGTCTTGGTGCGCTGACCGCGAACCGGCAGACCTTTACGATGACGCAGGCCGCGGTAGCAACCCAGGTCCATCAAGCGTTTGATCTTCATGTTGATGTCACGGCGCAGGTCACCTTCGGTGGTGAACTTCGCGACTTCGCCACGCAGGGTTTCGATTTGCTCGTCGCTCAGATCCTTGATCTTAGCGGCTGGATTTACACCAGCGTCTGCACAGATCTTCTGTGCAGTTGTGCGACCGACACCATAGATGTAGGTCAGCGAGATAACAGTGTGCTTGTTATCTGGAATGTTGACGCCTGCAATACGGGCCATTCAGTGGGACTCCAATTGACAGCTACCTACGCCCCGGAAGCCAAGAAATAGGGCGCGAGATAATATCGCTGTAGAAACGAATAATCAACCCAGCAGCACACTAGCTGCTGGGTTTGAAGCGCGGATCACACTCAGCCTTGGCGCTGCTTGTGACGCGGTTCCGCGCTGCAGATCACGCGCACGATACCTTCGCGACGAATGATCTTGCAGTTGCGGCACAGCTTTTTCACCGATGCACGAACTTTCATTACCGACTCCTCGAACCTTAGGGGACTATCAGCGCAGCAGACCGCTGCCACCGTAGCCTTTCAGGTTGGCTTTCTTCATCAGGGATTCGTACTGGTGCGAAACGAGGTGCGATTGTACTTGGGACATGAAGTCCATCACAACCACTACCACAATCAGCAACGAGGTCCCGCCAAGGTAGAACGGCACGTTTGCTGCCACCACCAGGAACTGGGGCAGAAGGCAGACGGCCATCATGTAAAGAGCACCGAACATAGTCAGACGAGTCAGAACGCCATCGATATAGCGCGCAGACTGCTCACCAGGACGGATACCCGGAATAAAGGCACCGGACTTCTTCAGGTTTTCCGCTACGTCTTTCGGGTTGAACATCAACGCTGTGTAGAAGAAGCAGAAGAAAATGATCCCCGCACTAAACAGCAGAATGTTCAACGGCTGACCAGGAGCGATCGACTGCGAGATGTCCTGCAGCCAGCCCATACCCTCGGACTGACCGAACCAGGCACCCAGCGAAGCCGGGAACAGCAAAATGCTGCTGGCAAAAATAGCCGGGATAACCCCCGCCATGTTTACCTTGAGCGGCAAGTGGCTGGTCTGCGCAGCAAAGACCTTACGGCCCTGCTGACGCTTGGCGTAGTGAACGGCGATACGACGCTGACCACGC
Protein-coding regions in this window:
- a CDS encoding PLP-dependent aminotransferase family protein, whose translation is MWVPHYSALTQPVYLMIADALEQDIASGKLVAGDRLPTLKDLAERLSVTPGTIGRAYDEAAKRGLVVGEVGRGTFVRAPKAAVVPPPRSAGLSNENGQIDLSIIKPNDAHMAQWLRGSLHDLADSTDLIKALDYVTDGGHAIHKEAGATWIRRWLPDASWQQVVLTSGAQHGLLVAFNSLSKADDVILCESFCYPGIISLAHSLGRRLQGVAVDEHGLIPEALRAACLEHRPTLLVCVTTHQNPTNSIMPHARREAIAAIAREFDLVIIDDDIYGFLEPSPRYKPLAAYAPERSIYLTSLSKSVLPALRIGYLYAPPHMLSRLSSMVRSSVWMPSPLMAQLASNLINSGMADELVSIQQDEAAARQQMAKDILGQYPIRSQPHSFHIWLELPAPWTGDEFANLARSNGVIVVSGSQFLPQRSDAPNGVRIALMAPNRDELAFALTKLASLLASPEPRLFY
- a CDS encoding single-stranded DNA-binding protein yields the protein MARGVNKVILVGTCGQDPEVRYLPNGNAVTNLSLATSEQWTDKQSGQKVERTEWHRVAMFGKLAEIAGEYLRKGSQVYIEGKLQTREWEKDGIKRYTTEIIVDMQGTMQLLGGRPQNQQQGGDPYNQGGGNYNQSGGQQQYNQAPRQQAPRPQQAPQRPAPQQPAPQPAADFDSFDDDIPF
- a CDS encoding MFS transporter: MHDTHNERMSGSETRAAGGLALVFAFRMLGMFMVLPVLATYGMDLAGATPALIGLAIGAYGLTQAVLQIPFGMISDRIGRRPVIYLGLVVFALGSLLAAQADSIWGVIAGRILQGAGAISAAVMALLSDLTREQHRTKAMAMIGMSIGLSFAVAMVVGPLLTRAFGLSGLFLATAGLALVGIALIAFVVPSAHSALQHRESGVARKALGPTLRHPDLLRLDVGIFILHAILMASFVALPLAFVERGGLPKEQHWWVYLTALLISFFAMIPFIIYGEKKRKMKRVLLGAVSVLLVVEVFFWQWADNLRGLVIGTVVFFTAFNLLEASLPSLVSKVSPAGGKGTAMGVYSTSQFLGAALGGIIGGWLFQHGGLGMVFLGCAGLCAIWLGTALSMNEPPYVTSLRMPLSPEGVREAGLTERLLAVPGVTDAVVVAEEAAIYIKLDTKILDRATLERLVNPASSACEA
- the uvrA gene encoding excinuclease ABC subunit UvrA, with the translated sequence MDKILIRGARTHNLKNIDLTLPRDKLIVITGLSGSGKSSLAFDTLYAEGQRRYVESLSAYARQFLSMMEKPDVDTIEGLSPAISIEQKSTSHNPRSTVGTITEIYDYLRLLYARVGTPRCPDHDIPLEAQTISQMVDLVLERPEGSKLMLLAPVVRERKGEHLAVFDELRAQGFVRARVNGKLYELDELPKLDKQKKHSIDVVVDRFKVREDLQQRLAESFETALKLADGIALVAPMDDETGEEMIFSARFACPVCGHAISELEPKLFSFNNPAGACPTCDGLGVKQFFDTKRLVNNELTLAEGAIRGWDRRNVYYFQMLGSLAAHYGFSLELPFGELSAEHQKVILHGSGKQSVDFKYLNDRGDIVKRSHPFEGIVPNLERRYRETESATVREELAKYLGTQPCPDCRGTRLRREARHVWVGEKTLPAVTNLPIGEASDYFSDLTLTGRRGEIAAKILKEICERLQFLVNVGLDYLTLDRSADTLSGGEAQRIRLASQIGAGLVGVMYILDEPSIGLHQRDNDRLLATLNHLRDLGNTVIVVEHDEDAIRLADYVVDIGPGAGVHGGQIVAEGSPEEVMAHPESLTGKYLSGRKKIAVPTKRTPRNKKLALKLKGARGNNLQSVDLEVPIGLLTCVTGVSGSGKSTLINNTLFPLAATALNGASSLEAAAHTSLDGLQHLDKVVDIDQSPIGRTPRSNPATYTGIFTPIRELFAGVPESRARGYGPGRFSFNVKGGRCEACQGDGLIKVEMHFLPDIYVPCDVCKSKRYNRETLEIKYKGKNIHEILEMTIEDAREFFDPVPALARKLQTLMDVGLSYIKLGQSATTLSGGEAQRVKLSRELSKRDTGKTLYILDEPTTGLHFADIQQLLDVLHRLRDHGNTVVVIEHNLDVIKTADWLVDLGPEGGSKGGQIIACGTPEELAEMKQSYTGHYLKPLLERDRA
- the bfr gene encoding bacterioferritin, producing the protein MQGHPDVINYLVTLLKGELAARDQYFIHSRMYEDWGLSKLYERINHEMEEETQHADALMRRILMLEGTPDMRADDLEVGSTVPEMIEADLKLEYKVRAALCKGIELCELHKDYISRDILRAQLADTEEDHTYWLEKQQGLIKAIGLENYLQSQM
- a CDS encoding catalase, producing MSKILTTASGAPVADNQNSRSAGPRGPLLLDDFHLIEKLAHFNRENIPERRVHAKGSGAYGTFTVTRDITQYTSAKLFERIGKETETFLRFSTVGGERGSADTERDPRGFAVKFYTEEGNWDIVGNNTPVFFIRDPLKFPDFIHTQKRHPQSNLKNAQMMWDFWSHSPEALHQVTILFSDRGIPDGYRHMHGFGSHTYSLINAKGERTWVKWHFKTQQGIKNLAPAEAARLAGSDPDYAQRDLFEAIERGDYPRWSVCIQVMSEAEAAGREENPFDVTKTWAQKDYPLIEVGILELNRNPLNYFAEVEQAAFGPSNMVPGVGLSPDRMLQGRVFAYADAHRYRVGTNHQQLPVNAPRCPVHSYQRDGAMASGSYGSAPNYEPNSYSDAPKQSPRHAEPALALQGAADRYDHREDNDYYSHAGALFRLMNEEQKALLISNIAGAMAGVSADVVQRQLQYFFKADPAYGEGVAKALGVDLA
- the rplQ gene encoding 50S ribosomal protein L17 yields the protein MRHRKSGRHLSRTSSHRKAMFQNMAVSLIEHELIKTTLPKAKELRRVAEPLITLAKEDSVANRRLAFDRTRSKAAVGKLFNDLGKRYATRQGGYLRILKCGFRAGDNAPMAYVELVDRPVGGAVEAAE